The Metabacillus sediminilitoris genome window below encodes:
- a CDS encoding response regulator transcription factor — protein MKAIIIDDEKHVREGLMLLAEWDRFGIEEVFEAKDGEEAKEIILKHRPEIIFTDMNMPKIDGINLLKWLHASEIDSKTIVVSGYDDFQYMRNAITYGSFDYILKPIEPDILNETLDRAIKEWKKQALKRESTIENTRVINEVKPLYWDHVFTKLLTNKSIPSDASMKIQKEFGINLTEVEYTFSLLSISSIISKNFDGDRDLAFFTILNICNEMIRRKQSGVCFRNIDKENELVMIFWDVKNTHVLVELIHDTIYKFCNIKITLAVGKPSHHLYEAYQSALQTMLKYNLIEATKKKMVSYLDISASPILHILDYTQEITWALQSGSNEQMDEVLNRIFLTLQSNHILSFEQIQGWENQFVLLRNNWLKEYEINEQISFYNGNDYWDKDGSFSFTRFQEEKRKEFHELIHYLNQVKYQKYKNSIQEIELFIRKNYEKDITLQDIADRFYLSREYISRKFKQEYHETITNYLTKIRIEKAKELLENPHLKIYEVSFKVGYQNEKYFSKVFKKMVGLTPNEYRLSVMTK, from the coding sequence GTGAAAGCGATTATTATAGATGATGAGAAACACGTTAGAGAGGGGTTAATGTTATTAGCAGAATGGGACCGCTTTGGTATTGAAGAGGTTTTTGAAGCGAAAGACGGGGAGGAAGCGAAAGAAATTATTTTGAAGCATCGTCCTGAAATTATTTTTACAGACATGAATATGCCAAAAATTGATGGAATTAATCTTTTAAAATGGCTGCATGCTTCTGAGATTGATAGCAAAACAATTGTCGTAAGCGGCTATGATGATTTTCAATATATGAGAAATGCGATTACGTATGGAAGTTTTGATTATATTTTAAAACCGATTGAACCCGATATCCTGAATGAAACATTAGATAGAGCAATAAAGGAATGGAAGAAGCAAGCTTTAAAGCGAGAGTCGACAATCGAAAATACAAGAGTCATAAATGAAGTTAAACCATTATATTGGGATCATGTATTTACAAAATTGCTTACGAATAAATCGATTCCTTCTGATGCAAGCATGAAAATCCAAAAGGAATTTGGTATCAATCTTACAGAAGTAGAGTACACATTCTCTTTACTTTCAATTTCATCTATCATTTCAAAGAATTTCGATGGTGACCGGGACTTAGCCTTTTTTACGATCTTAAATATATGTAATGAAATGATACGACGAAAACAAAGTGGAGTATGTTTTAGAAATATTGACAAAGAAAATGAACTTGTAATGATTTTTTGGGATGTAAAAAATACGCATGTCTTAGTTGAATTAATTCACGATACGATTTATAAATTCTGTAATATAAAAATAACGCTTGCAGTTGGAAAACCCTCACATCACTTATATGAAGCATATCAATCTGCCCTGCAAACAATGCTAAAATATAATTTAATAGAGGCGACTAAAAAGAAGATGGTTTCATATCTAGACATTTCTGCTAGTCCAATTCTTCATATTTTAGATTATACACAGGAAATTACATGGGCCTTACAAAGCGGAAGTAATGAGCAGATGGATGAGGTCTTAAACCGAATTTTCCTTACCCTTCAATCAAACCATATTCTTTCATTTGAACAAATACAAGGATGGGAAAATCAATTCGTGCTCTTAAGGAATAATTGGCTGAAGGAATATGAGATTAACGAGCAGATTTCCTTTTATAATGGAAATGATTATTGGGATAAAGACGGTTCTTTTTCTTTTACGAGATTCCAAGAGGAGAAGAGGAAGGAATTTCATGAGTTAATCCATTATTTAAATCAGGTTAAATACCAAAAATATAAAAATAGTATCCAAGAAATTGAATTATTTATAAGGAAAAACTATGAAAAAGATATAACGTTACAGGATATTGCTGATCGATTTTATTTAAGTCGAGAATATATTTCAAGGAAGTTTAAACAGGAATATCATGAAACGATCACAAATTATTTAACAAAAATCCGTATTGAAAAAGCCAAAGAATTGCTTGAAAATCCTCATTTGAAAATATATGAGGTTTCATTTAAAGTTGGGTATCAAAATGAAAAATATTTCAGCAAAGTATTTAAAAAGATGGTTGGGCTGACACCGAATGAATACAGATTATCCGTCATGACAAAATGA
- a CDS encoding B3/B4 domain-containing protein, whose translation MEIQICDELKQIIPDFKIGVVHYQDIVVADSPQMLKGRLRLFQESLYFDYADKKVTEIPAINEWRTLFKTVGTDPSRYRPSNEALYRRVQKQQFLHTVNSAVDMNNFLSLQYQIPLGIYDVKHVIGDVKIKIGMDHDSYVAINEREVSLHHKIHSADQQGPFGSPFVDSKRTAVSTNTTEALHLIYLQPSQKNEESIQLLQALSNMFTQIHGGNAKYMIV comes from the coding sequence ATGGAAATTCAAATTTGTGATGAATTAAAGCAGATCATTCCAGATTTTAAAATCGGTGTTGTTCACTATCAAGATATTGTCGTTGCTGATTCCCCGCAAATGCTAAAAGGTCGATTACGATTATTTCAAGAATCTCTTTACTTTGACTATGCTGATAAAAAAGTGACAGAGATTCCAGCAATAAATGAATGGAGAACATTATTTAAAACAGTTGGTACAGATCCAAGCCGTTATCGTCCATCAAATGAAGCGTTATATCGACGCGTCCAAAAGCAGCAGTTTCTTCATACTGTAAACTCAGCAGTCGATATGAACAATTTCTTGTCTCTTCAATATCAAATTCCTTTAGGAATTTACGATGTAAAACATGTAATTGGTGATGTTAAAATTAAAATTGGTATGGATCATGACTCTTATGTAGCCATAAATGAGCGTGAAGTATCACTGCATCATAAGATCCATTCAGCAGATCAACAAGGACCTTTTGGAAGTCCGTTCGTTGATTCAAAAAGAACAGCTGTTTCTACTAATACAACGGAAGCTCTGCATCTCATTTATTTACAGCCATCTCAAAAGAATGAAGAGTCAATCCAATTATTACAAGCATTATCAAACATGTTTACACAAATACATGGCGGCAATGCAAAATATATGATTGTTTAA
- the queG gene encoding tRNA epoxyqueuosine(34) reductase QueG: MNIEQFKQEVIAYSKEIGIDKIGFTSANMFEELKQRLIKQQELGYQSGFEESDIEKRVTPIKLLPKASSIISIALAYPSKMKDAPRSTREDRRGIFCRASWGQDYHTVLRDRLSKLEAFLKEKVPDIQVKSMVDTGELSDRAVAERAGIGWSGKNCAIITPEFGSYVYLGEMITNFPFPPDTPMEDQCGSCRKCLDVCPTGALVQGGQLDSSKCIAFLTQTKGFLPDEYRTKIGNRIYGCDTCQTVCPVNKGKDFHFHKEMETDPEIAKPKLKPLLTISNREFKEKYGHISGSWRGKKPIQRNAILALAHFKDTTALPDLIKVMHQDPRPVIRGTAAWAIGKIGEKDVEKELTKAYDLEKDENVKAEITKGLALLNN, translated from the coding sequence ATGAATATTGAACAGTTTAAGCAAGAAGTGATTGCTTATAGTAAGGAGATCGGTATTGATAAGATCGGCTTTACAAGTGCAAATATGTTTGAGGAGCTCAAGCAACGTCTGATTAAGCAGCAGGAACTCGGCTATCAATCTGGTTTTGAGGAGTCTGACATTGAGAAAAGGGTCACGCCAATAAAGCTTTTGCCAAAAGCTAGTTCAATTATTTCCATTGCGCTTGCTTACCCTTCTAAGATGAAAGATGCTCCGAGAAGTACGAGAGAAGACCGCCGTGGCATATTCTGCCGTGCTTCTTGGGGACAGGATTATCATACAGTCCTTCGCGATCGTTTAAGTAAATTGGAGGCATTTTTAAAAGAAAAGGTGCCTGATATCCAAGTGAAATCGATGGTTGATACAGGAGAGCTTTCAGACAGGGCGGTAGCAGAGCGAGCCGGCATCGGCTGGAGCGGTAAAAACTGTGCCATTATTACACCTGAATTCGGATCATATGTTTATTTAGGAGAAATGATTACAAATTTCCCGTTTCCTCCAGATACACCAATGGAGGATCAGTGTGGGAGCTGTAGAAAATGCTTAGATGTTTGTCCGACTGGTGCACTCGTACAAGGCGGGCAGCTTGATTCGTCAAAATGTATTGCATTTTTAACGCAAACAAAAGGATTTTTACCTGATGAATATAGAACAAAGATTGGAAATCGTATTTATGGGTGTGATACATGTCAAACGGTTTGTCCTGTCAATAAAGGAAAGGACTTTCATTTTCATAAGGAAATGGAGACAGATCCTGAAATCGCAAAGCCTAAGTTAAAACCACTTTTAACAATAAGTAACAGAGAATTTAAAGAGAAATATGGGCACATATCTGGTTCGTGGAGAGGAAAAAAACCGATTCAACGTAATGCCATTTTAGCACTGGCCCACTTTAAAGACACCACGGCATTGCCAGACTTAATAAAAGTAATGCATCAAGATCCAAGACCAGTCATTCGCGGTACAGCTGCATGGGCAATTGGAAAAATTGGTGAAAAAGACGTAGAGAAAGAGTTAACGAAGGCTTACGATCTTGAAAAAGATGAAAATGTAAAAGCTGAAATTACTAAGGGTCTTGCTTTATTGAATAATTAA
- the mscL gene encoding large-conductance mechanosensitive channel protein MscL: MLQEFKKFALKGNVLDLAVAVIIGAAFGKIVTSLVQDIIMPIVGLLMGGINFSHLSITVGEDEIKYGVFIQTIIDFLIIAISIFFVVRFFNRFKRKEEAAVPAVDTKEELLKEIRDLLKEGK; encoded by the coding sequence ATGTTACAAGAGTTTAAAAAGTTTGCCTTAAAAGGGAATGTATTGGATTTAGCGGTAGCAGTTATTATTGGAGCAGCCTTCGGTAAAATTGTCACTTCCCTTGTTCAAGATATCATTATGCCGATCGTTGGACTACTTATGGGAGGAATCAATTTCAGCCATTTATCGATAACTGTAGGAGAAGATGAGATAAAATATGGAGTATTCATTCAAACGATTATCGATTTTCTCATCATCGCCATTTCAATCTTTTTTGTCGTTCGTTTCTTCAATCGTTTTAAGAGAAAGGAAGAAGCCGCAGTACCTGCTGTAGATACGAAAGAAGAGTTATTAAAGGAAATTCGAGATTTATTAAAAGAAGGAAAGTAA
- a CDS encoding amidase domain-containing protein has protein sequence MVVKLLKQILSEWNEMKLDMLINKKKVRDQRNDYDLQVLERKQQLSERRKTEIVKGSAKVKIIKVEEVSHDLKDALYTCHFKWLNKQQDSFYLEERIEQRKARFYRDEIVDDHLIEKNSNDYVPAIELEEARSKESFTYDRLAAVQYAERWWNSPNPAYINFEVNCTNFISQCLHAGGASMRGYPNRSSGWWMQHNNWSYSWSVANSMRIFLTNSKAGLRAEKVESAEQLMPGDVICYDFQGDGRYDHTTFVVAKDQENMPLVNAQTYNSRMRYWSYEDSTAYTPNIKYMFFRIIDDTSSK, from the coding sequence ATGGTGGTGAAGTTGTTGAAGCAAATTCTTTCTGAGTGGAATGAAATGAAGCTGGATATGCTTATTAATAAGAAGAAAGTAAGGGATCAAAGAAATGATTATGATTTACAAGTACTCGAACGAAAACAACAATTAAGTGAAAGAAGAAAGACTGAGATTGTTAAGGGGAGCGCAAAGGTAAAAATTATAAAAGTGGAAGAAGTATCACATGATTTAAAGGATGCTTTGTATACATGTCACTTCAAATGGTTAAACAAACAACAAGATTCCTTTTATCTCGAGGAACGTATTGAACAACGAAAGGCACGCTTTTATCGAGATGAAATCGTAGATGACCATCTTATTGAAAAAAACAGCAATGATTATGTTCCTGCTATTGAACTTGAAGAAGCAAGAAGCAAGGAGTCCTTCACATATGATCGCCTTGCAGCTGTACAATATGCTGAACGTTGGTGGAATAGTCCAAATCCTGCCTATATAAACTTTGAAGTAAATTGTACGAATTTTATCTCACAATGCCTTCACGCGGGTGGAGCTTCAATGAGAGGATATCCAAATCGATCATCAGGCTGGTGGATGCAGCACAATAATTGGAGCTATAGCTGGTCTGTTGCGAACTCAATGAGAATTTTTTTAACAAATTCTAAAGCTGGACTAAGAGCTGAAAAAGTAGAGTCTGCTGAGCAATTAATGCCAGGGGATGTTATTTGCTATGATTTTCAGGGAGATGGGCGCTATGATCACACAACATTTGTTGTGGCCAAGGACCAAGAAAATATGCCATTAGTGAATGCCCAAACGTATAATAGCCGGATGCGATATTGGTCATATGAGGATTCTACAGCTTACACACCAAACATAAAGTATATGTTTTTCCGAATCATTGATGATACGAGTTCAAAATAA
- the trmL gene encoding tRNA (uridine(34)/cytosine(34)/5-carboxymethylaminomethyluridine(34)-2'-O)-methyltransferase TrmL, whose product MKTLALHVVLYQPEIPANTGNIARSCAATNTTLHLIRPLGFSTDDKMLKRAGLDYWEFVHVVYHDSLDELFEAHKDAEFFFLTKFGKQPHTTFDYSDVEKDYFFVFGRETTGLPKDVIEANMDKCLRLPMTENVRSLNLSNTAAILIYEALRQQDYPGLK is encoded by the coding sequence GTGAAAACATTGGCTTTACATGTAGTTTTATATCAACCAGAGATTCCTGCCAACACAGGAAATATTGCACGTTCATGTGCAGCAACTAATACAACTCTTCATTTAATCCGTCCATTAGGCTTCTCAACGGATGATAAAATGTTAAAACGAGCTGGATTAGACTATTGGGAATTTGTTCATGTTGTCTATCATGATTCATTAGATGAATTATTTGAAGCACACAAAGATGCAGAATTTTTCTTTTTAACAAAATTCGGTAAGCAACCACACACAACATTTGATTATAGTGATGTAGAAAAAGATTATTTCTTTGTGTTTGGACGCGAGACAACTGGACTGCCTAAGGATGTTATTGAGGCGAATATGGATAAATGCTTACGTTTGCCAATGACAGAAAATGTGCGTTCATTGAATCTTTCCAATACTGCAGCCATTTTAATTTATGAAGCGCTAAGACAACAAGATTATCCTGGATTAAAATAA
- a CDS encoding PrkA family serine protein kinase: MDILKKIEKYREDEQRLKWEGTFVEYLDIVKEKPWVAQSAHSRVYNMIKDGGIEEVDGKRKYKFFDHQLYGLEDALERLVEEYFHPAAKRLDVRKRILLLMGPVSGGKSTLVTMLKRGLEAYSLTDRGAVYAIKGCPMHEDPLHLIPHHLRGDFYDEYGIRIEGNLSPLNVMRLEEEYGGRIEDVRVERVFLSEDKRTGIGTFSPSDPKSQDIADLTGSIDFSTIAEYGSESDPRAYRFDGELNKANRGMMEFQEMLKCDEKFLWHLLSLTQEGNFKAGRFALISADELIVAHTNETEYRSFISNKKNEALHSRIIVMPVPYNLKVTEEERIYEKMIKESDVSDVHIAPHTLKVAAMFTILTRLKEPKRGDIDLVKKMRLYDGESVEGFNSVDVNELRKEYNDEGMSGIDPRYVINRISSTIIRKEIPSINALDVLRALKEGLDQHASISNEDREKYLNFISVARKLYDDMAKKEVQKAFVYSYEESAKTLMDNYLDNVEAYCNKNKLRDPLTGEEMNPDEKLMRSIEEQIGISENAKKAFREEILIRISAFARKGKRFDYNSHERLREAIQKKLFADLKDVVKITTSSKTPDEQQLKKINEVVARLIDEHGYNSTSANDLLRYVGSLLNR; the protein is encoded by the coding sequence ATGGATATCTTAAAGAAAATTGAAAAGTACAGGGAAGATGAACAGCGCTTAAAGTGGGAAGGAACCTTCGTAGAGTATTTGGATATAGTTAAGGAAAAGCCTTGGGTTGCACAATCGGCTCATTCCAGGGTTTACAATATGATTAAAGATGGTGGGATCGAAGAAGTTGATGGCAAACGAAAATATAAGTTCTTTGATCACCAGCTGTATGGTTTAGAAGATGCTCTTGAACGGTTAGTTGAAGAATATTTTCATCCTGCTGCAAAACGATTAGATGTTCGAAAACGGATTCTATTATTAATGGGTCCGGTAAGTGGAGGTAAATCTACACTTGTAACAATGCTTAAAAGAGGATTAGAAGCCTACTCTTTAACAGATAGAGGTGCAGTTTACGCGATTAAAGGATGCCCGATGCATGAAGATCCTTTGCACCTTATTCCACATCATCTAAGAGGAGATTTTTATGATGAATATGGTATCCGTATCGAAGGGAATCTTTCTCCGTTAAATGTTATGCGCTTAGAGGAGGAATATGGTGGAAGAATTGAAGATGTAAGGGTTGAACGTGTCTTCCTGTCAGAAGATAAGCGTACAGGGATTGGAACATTCAGTCCGTCTGATCCGAAATCACAGGATATTGCAGATTTAACTGGCAGCATTGATTTTTCAACGATTGCAGAATATGGGTCTGAATCTGATCCTCGTGCATATCGTTTTGACGGTGAATTAAACAAAGCAAACCGAGGAATGATGGAATTCCAAGAGATGCTAAAATGTGACGAGAAATTTTTATGGCATTTACTTTCTTTAACTCAAGAAGGGAATTTTAAAGCAGGTCGTTTTGCTTTAATCTCGGCAGATGAATTGATTGTCGCACATACAAATGAAACAGAATATCGTTCGTTTATTTCTAATAAAAAGAATGAAGCTCTCCATTCCCGTATTATTGTCATGCCTGTTCCTTATAACTTAAAAGTAACGGAAGAGGAACGAATTTATGAAAAAATGATCAAAGAAAGTGATGTATCAGATGTTCACATTGCGCCACACACATTAAAGGTAGCTGCGATGTTTACAATCTTAACTCGTTTAAAAGAACCGAAGCGAGGAGATATTGATCTCGTCAAGAAAATGAGATTATATGATGGAGAAAGTGTTGAAGGCTTTAATTCGGTGGATGTTAATGAACTCCGTAAGGAATATAATGATGAAGGGATGTCCGGTATAGACCCGCGTTATGTCATAAACCGTATCTCCTCAACAATTATTCGTAAAGAAATACCATCAATTAATGCACTTGATGTTTTACGTGCTCTTAAAGAAGGACTTGATCAACATGCCTCTATTTCAAATGAGGATCGAGAAAAATATTTAAATTTCATATCTGTAGCACGTAAACTTTATGATGATATGGCGAAAAAAGAAGTGCAAAAAGCGTTTGTCTACTCTTATGAAGAATCAGCTAAGACACTAATGGATAATTATTTAGACAATGTTGAAGCATATTGCAATAAAAATAAGCTTCGTGATCCATTAACAGGTGAAGAAATGAATCCTGATGAAAAGTTAATGAGATCAATTGAAGAACAAATAGGTATTTCTGAAAATGCGAAAAAAGCGTTTCGTGAAGAAATATTGATCCGAATTTCAGCCTTTGCCAGAAAAGGAAAGAGATTCGATTACAATTCCCATGAACGTTTACGTGAAGCAATCCAGAAGAAATTATTTGCCGATTTAAAAGATGTTGTAAAAATCACAACTTCATCTAAAACCCCTGATGAACAGCAGCTTAAGAAAATCAATGAAGTAGTAGCAAGATTAATCGATGAACACGGCTATAACTCAACATCAGCAAATGATCTACTGCGATATGTTGGAAGCTTATTAAATAGGTAA